A window from Triticum aestivum cultivar Chinese Spring chromosome 6D, IWGSC CS RefSeq v2.1, whole genome shotgun sequence encodes these proteins:
- the LOC123140930 gene encoding uncharacterized protein isoform X1, translating into MEYESMPPVLVGDSLYILLPGDSTSVILEVDLDSQSLAVLVLPMDTFAKDQFLMVMRAEGGGLGVLSLTGFAAELWKRNTDCDGLASWVLGRTFEMDKLLPLNSEQIRHTPMVAYAEENNVAFLRTFDSIFMVQLDSLQFSKLPENSNCDICYPLESVYAAETSIGGGHGGADQDMLV; encoded by the exons ATGGAATATGAATCCATGCCCCCTGTGCTGGTCGGGGATTCTCTTTACATCTTGCTCCCTGGGGATAGTACAAGTGTAATTCTCGAGGTTGATTTGGATAGCCAGAGCCTAGCTGTGTTAGTTCTGCCAATGGATACCTTTGCCAAAGATCAATTCTTGATGGTTATGCGAGCAGAGGGTGGCGGGCTGGGCGTACTCTCCCTGACAGGATTCGCCGCCGAGTTATGGAAGAGGAATACGGACTGTGATGGTCTTGCTTCATGGGTGCTAGGACGAACTTTTGAAATGGACAAGCTACTTCCCTTGAATTCAGAGCAGATAAGGCACACACCGATGGTAGCTTATGCTGAGGAAAATAATGTGGCTTTCTTGCGGACATTTGACAGTATCTTCATGGTCCAGCTTGACTCATTGCAGTTCAGTAAACTTCCTGAAAACAGTAACTGTGATATCTGTTATCCATTAGAAAGTGTCTATGCTGCAG AAACAAGCATTGGTGGTGGGCATGGTGGAGCTGATCAAGATATGCTAGTATGA
- the LOC123140930 gene encoding uncharacterized protein isoform X2: MTMSAMTAALHHRPRSRSPLEDEDLLSEVLLRLPPQPSSLPRASAVCKRWRSLVSDRGFVRRYRRHHRRSPPLLGFFRDDHPNITYTPTMEAPDRVPANRFSLHLNDWYSILSCRHGLVLISHSSRNQVLVWDPVTGDQHRVAALLGIDMATTPMDGQVLRAAAHAQHFQVVLVEYW; the protein is encoded by the coding sequence atGACCATGAGCGCCATGACGGCCGCCCTCCACCACCGCCCCCGTTCGCGCTCGCCTCTGGAAGACGAGGATCTGCTCTCCGAggtcctcctccgcctcccgccgcagcCGTCCTCCCTCCCCCGCGCATCCGCCGTCTGCAAGCGCTGGCGCAGCCTCGTCTCCGACCGTGGCTTCGTCCGCCGGTACCGCCGACACCACCGCCGCAGCCCTCCCCTCCTCGGTTTCTTCCGCGACGACCATCCAAACATCACCTACACGCCTACCATGGAGGCCCCCGATCGTGTCCCCGCCAATCGCTTCTCCTTGCATCTCAATGACTGGTACAGTATCCTCAGCTGCCGCCACGGCCTCGTGCTCATCTCCCACTCGTCGCGGAACCAGGTCCTGGTGTGGGACCCCGTCACCGGCGACCAGCACCGCGTTGCTGCTCTCCTAGGGATCGACATGGCCACTACCCCGATGGACGGGCAGGTGCTTCGCGCTGCTGCCCACGCCCAACACTTCCAGGTGGTATTGGTTGAGTATTGGTAA